A window from Aerococcus sp. Group 1 encodes these proteins:
- a CDS encoding PTS sugar transporter subunit IIA — MEIKDILDKRIITTNLQVNTKEEAIYAMSSLLEKANYLSNKDLYIEDVFKREDEGKTGIGNYVAIPHGKSTGVNQIGVAIAINDKEIPWESIDGQGVKIIILFAVGNDTEGAKQHLKVLSLFARKLGNDDIVNCLQEAKNPEDVINIFIKNE; from the coding sequence ATGGAAATCAAGGATATTTTGGATAAACGAATCATAACAACTAATTTACAAGTCAATACTAAGGAAGAGGCCATTTATGCTATGTCCTCATTATTAGAAAAGGCTAACTATCTTAGTAATAAAGACTTATACATTGAAGATGTTTTTAAACGGGAAGATGAAGGAAAGACAGGTATAGGAAATTATGTCGCAATCCCCCATGGCAAGAGCACCGGAGTAAATCAGATTGGGGTGGCTATTGCAATTAATGATAAAGAAATTCCCTGGGAATCTATCGATGGCCAGGGGGTAAAAATTATCATTTTATTTGCTGTGGGTAATGATACCGAAGGGGCCAAACAACATTTAAAAGTACTTTCATTATTTGCTCGTAAATTAGGCAATGATGATATAGTGAACTGTCTACAAGAGGCTAAAAATCCAGAAGATGTCATTAATATATTTATAAAAAACGAATAG
- a CDS encoding N-acetylmuramoyl-L-alanine amidase produces MRNGPGITYDISQQIDQGSQYQVLEEKHDWKHIILDNGQSGWIPNWLANDSLANNEEEAKAGTGFIATVLSDQVNVYQDDSTNSQVIGQANDNEKYNILYQSGDMINIQYKDDIGWIPQNQIEITPGVITQAPGRQQTKEEKAATDAFLANYDASVTATAAGVHIRSQASNDSEIIYKGQIHEIFAYLGQEGAYYHVKAQDGTEGYLANWLAESDSTAMEDKAKSLANTSTIKGKTIVLDPGHGGSDPGAIRGDKQEKNVTLKTAQVVKGLLEDYGVNVLMTREDDTFVDLAPRADIYNQAQADAFISLHYDAAEETTVSGTTVYYYDDASIPLSENVQAQLMEKMPLASNGTRFGNFQVIRDSRPPAILIELGYMSNPNDVKAFSQDEYYQKVAQSILNALIINYQE; encoded by the coding sequence ATGAGAAATGGTCCTGGAATCACTTATGATATCTCCCAACAAATTGACCAAGGAAGTCAATACCAGGTGCTTGAGGAAAAGCACGATTGGAAGCATATCATTCTTGACAATGGTCAAAGCGGCTGGATTCCCAATTGGTTAGCTAATGATAGCTTAGCTAATAATGAAGAAGAAGCGAAGGCAGGAACAGGATTTATTGCCACGGTTTTATCCGACCAGGTTAACGTTTATCAAGATGATTCCACCAATTCTCAAGTGATTGGCCAAGCCAATGATAATGAAAAATATAATATCCTCTACCAGTCAGGTGATATGATTAATATCCAATACAAGGACGACATTGGCTGGATCCCCCAAAATCAAATTGAAATCACTCCGGGAGTCATTACCCAAGCCCCAGGACGCCAACAGACTAAGGAAGAAAAAGCAGCGACAGACGCCTTCCTAGCTAATTATGACGCCTCAGTGACCGCTACCGCTGCCGGTGTCCATATCCGTAGCCAGGCAAGTAATGATTCAGAAATTATCTATAAGGGTCAAATCCATGAAATATTTGCCTATCTTGGCCAAGAAGGTGCCTATTACCATGTCAAAGCCCAAGACGGTACGGAAGGTTACCTAGCCAATTGGTTGGCAGAATCAGATTCAACCGCCATGGAAGATAAGGCAAAATCCCTAGCCAATACCTCAACCATTAAAGGAAAAACCATTGTCTTAGACCCTGGTCACGGGGGGAGTGATCCAGGAGCAATCCGCGGTGATAAACAGGAAAAAAATGTCACCCTAAAAACCGCCCAAGTGGTGAAGGGACTGTTAGAAGATTATGGAGTTAATGTCTTAATGACTCGGGAAGATGATACTTTCGTTGACCTAGCGCCGCGTGCAGACATCTATAATCAGGCTCAAGCGGATGCCTTTATTAGTCTTCACTATGACGCTGCTGAAGAAACAACAGTATCCGGTACCACCGTTTACTACTACGATGACGCTTCTATTCCTTTAAGCGAAAATGTCCAAGCTCAATTGATGGAAAAAATGCCCCTGGCAAGTAATGGTACTCGTTTCGGTAATTTCCAAGTCATTCGTGATTCAAGACCCCCTGCAATACTGATTGAATTGGGCTACATGAGTAATCCGAATGATGTCAAAGCCTTTAGCCAAGATGAATATTATCAAAAAGTGGCTCAAAGTATTCTCAATGCCTTAATTATTAATTACCAAGAATAA
- a CDS encoding PTS fructose transporter subunit IIB, translated as MKIVGVAACTVGIAHTYIAQEKLENAAQKRGHDIKIETQGTIGVENALSSDDIAAADIVILAVDVKISNRERFEEKRIIQVSTEVAIKSPNKLIQKAEEVINN; from the coding sequence ATGAAAATTGTTGGCGTTGCAGCATGTACAGTTGGGATTGCCCATACTTATATTGCACAAGAAAAATTGGAAAATGCTGCTCAAAAAAGAGGGCATGACATTAAAATTGAAACTCAAGGTACCATCGGCGTAGAAAATGCCCTTAGTTCTGATGATATAGCAGCGGCAGATATTGTCATTCTGGCGGTTGATGTAAAAATTAGCAATCGAGAAAGATTTGAAGAGAAAAGAATTATTCAAGTGTCTACAGAAGTAGCTATTAAGTCGCCTAATAAGTTAATTCAAAAGGCTGAAGAGGTTATTAATAATTAA
- a CDS encoding PRD domain-containing protein, with amino-acid sequence MLDRKEIVTAKELADYLNVSQKTIYRLVREINEHNRNKPLIESHKGIGYRLNYSNYIELDSQLLKVDQSSPKLRQQNILKDLLSASPNSIPIYKLYEKYYVSDSVISTDSYEIQKYISQFNLNLVRNQGLLSIEGSESDIRKIIEQVYKRYSVHDLSKIRKEYQELGFNRFDISFIAKQIQQIEDELDTVIPVPYDINIFTHLYILIERTKKGQFTEQLSEELVNSEGDWIQEKRIYLVAKSVIKNIENYLNITVSTSEVYYLYQYLVSSRIDYNSSMNAQYSKKVIDVTEYYLEHVTQELHIPNKSTQFFNELANHIKPMINRLKNDIYIENSLLDQIKLSYPQIFSAVKKVSQEVSDTFSLRKIDDNENGFICLYFARVLEDNKERIKTIIMCTTGIGTSELLRVKVENNFPEIEVIDVVSERVLKQRFKDSRTAIDLLLTTIKTDSIPGVRTLLVSSLLNSEDKFRIRKVISEIYESKF; translated from the coding sequence TTGTTAGATAGGAAGGAAATAGTCACTGCTAAGGAATTGGCGGATTACTTAAACGTTTCTCAAAAAACTATTTACCGCTTAGTTCGTGAGATAAATGAGCATAATCGGAATAAGCCACTAATTGAATCCCATAAAGGCATTGGTTATCGATTGAATTATTCGAATTATATCGAACTGGATTCACAATTACTCAAGGTTGATCAGTCATCACCAAAGTTAAGGCAGCAAAATATTTTAAAAGATCTTTTATCAGCTTCTCCGAACTCAATTCCTATATATAAATTGTATGAGAAATATTATGTTAGTGATTCGGTTATTTCGACAGATAGCTATGAAATTCAAAAGTACATTAGCCAATTTAATTTAAATTTAGTGAGAAACCAGGGGCTATTGTCAATAGAAGGTTCTGAAAGTGATATTAGAAAAATAATTGAACAAGTTTACAAGCGATATTCTGTTCATGATCTTTCAAAAATTCGTAAAGAGTACCAAGAGTTGGGCTTTAATCGTTTTGATATTTCATTTATAGCCAAGCAAATTCAACAAATTGAAGACGAATTAGATACGGTTATTCCCGTTCCATACGATATTAATATTTTTACTCACTTATATATATTAATTGAGCGAACGAAAAAGGGCCAATTTACCGAACAACTCAGTGAAGAATTAGTAAATAGTGAAGGGGATTGGATACAGGAAAAGCGAATTTACCTAGTCGCAAAATCAGTTATCAAAAATATTGAAAATTATTTAAATATCACCGTTTCGACAAGTGAAGTTTATTACCTATACCAATATTTGGTTTCTTCAAGGATTGATTATAATTCTTCCATGAATGCTCAGTATTCTAAAAAAGTTATCGATGTCACTGAATATTATTTGGAACATGTCACTCAAGAGTTGCATATTCCCAATAAAAGCACACAATTTTTTAATGAACTAGCTAATCATATAAAACCGATGATAAATCGTTTGAAAAACGATATTTATATTGAAAACAGTCTCTTAGACCAAATCAAATTATCTTATCCGCAAATATTTTCAGCGGTAAAAAAAGTTTCTCAAGAGGTTAGCGATACATTCTCCTTAAGGAAAATTGATGACAACGAAAATGGTTTTATCTGCCTATATTTTGCCAGGGTTCTTGAAGACAATAAAGAAAGGATAAAAACGATCATTATGTGTACAACTGGCATAGGGACATCTGAATTACTACGCGTTAAGGTAGAAAATAATTTTCCGGAAATAGAAGTTATTGACGTTGTCTCAGAAAGAGTTTTAAAACAGCGATTTAAAGATTCTCGTACCGCAATCGACTTATTATTAACAACAATAAAAACTGATTCTATTCCTGGAGTAAGAACTTTATTAGTGAGTTCCTTATTAAATTCAGAAGATAAATTTCGGATACGAAAGGTGATTAGTGAAATTTATGAATCCAAGTTTTGA
- a CDS encoding IS110 family transposase, with amino-acid sequence MLSFYAAHLKNLINQKELIQDKMIALGRQFSEFIIYASVPGIGQLSACQLIAELGDLSRFENHKQLNAYVGIDIRRYQSGKFIGRDHINKRGNKKARKILYIIITNMIRAQRHAPNHIVDYYYTKNSHPLINAIR; translated from the coding sequence GTGCTCAGTTTTTATGCCGCACATCTAAAAAATTTAATTAATCAAAAAGAACTTATTCAAGATAAGATGATTGCTTTGGGACGTCAGTTTTCTGAATTTATAATTTATGCCAGTGTACCAGGGATTGGGCAACTGTCGGCTTGTCAGTTAATTGCAGAATTAGGTGATTTATCCCGATTCGAGAACCACAAACAATTAAATGCCTATGTCGGAATTGATATTAGACGCTATCAATCAGGTAAATTTATAGGCCGAGACCATATCAACAAACGTGGAAATAAAAAAGCTAGAAAAATACTTTATATCATTATTACCAATATGATTCGCGCCCAGAGACATGCGCCAAATCATATCGTTGATTATTACTATACAAAAAACAGCCACCCTTTAATAAATGCCATAAGGTAG
- the dtd gene encoding D-aminoacyl-tRNA deacylase has protein sequence MRIVIQRAKEASVSIDDATVGHIDHGFVLFVGVHDSDTEETVKYMAKKIAKMRIFADENDKLNLDIKQVDGKILSISQFTLYARTKKGNRPSFIDAAKADHGDAIYQQLNEELRNNYNLEVETGQFGADMQVQLINDGPITIILDSDE, from the coding sequence TTGCGAATTGTTATCCAACGCGCTAAAGAGGCTAGTGTAAGTATCGATGACGCAACAGTCGGTCACATTGACCATGGCTTTGTGCTCTTCGTGGGGGTCCACGATAGTGACACTGAAGAGACCGTTAAATACATGGCTAAAAAGATTGCCAAAATGCGAATTTTTGCTGATGAAAACGATAAATTGAACTTGGATATTAAGCAAGTTGACGGTAAGATCTTATCGATTTCTCAATTTACCCTCTATGCAAGAACCAAGAAGGGCAACCGGCCAAGCTTTATCGATGCGGCCAAAGCAGACCATGGAGACGCCATCTATCAACAACTGAATGAAGAACTGCGTAATAACTATAATTTAGAAGTCGAAACGGGTCAGTTTGGAGCTGATATGCAGGTTCAATTAATTAATGATGGCCCAATAACAATTATTTTAGACTCAGATGAATAG
- a CDS encoding bifunctional (p)ppGpp synthetase/guanosine-3',5'-bis(diphosphate) 3'-pyrophosphohydrolase translates to MSEIKNKSKEEVIASCEQYMPEDKVAMIKKACAFAERAHEGQKRKSGEPFFIHPTQVAGILADLQMDPDTVATGFLHDVVEDTGITLDDIEYFFSKTIATLVDGVTKLGKVKYRSKEEQLAENHQKLLLAMANDLRVIVVKLADRLHNMRTLKWHRPEKQVSISEETLDIYAPLADRLGMSQIKWELEDTCLRYINPEAYYQIVHLMNSKREEREAYIDATIDVLNKYVKPIIDGEYDIYGRPKHIYSIYKKMHQQKKTFDEIYDLLAIRVLVPSVKDCYAVLGIVHTSWKPLPGRFKDYIAMPKANGYQSLHTTVLGEHGQPVEIQIRTFDMHEVAEYGVAAHWAYKKGVTDKVETDDLDKQLEWFHQIEDLQDDSDDATQFVESVKEDIFKDKVYVFTPKGDVSELPSGASPLDFAYQIHTEVGHSTVGAKVNGKIVPLNYGLHTGDIVEILTSKNSAGPSRDWVNFVVTNRAKNKIKRHFKLLDRDENIERGREAVIKTVKEMDFSFNELFNKDMQAKCLERFNFSSIDDLFAAVGFGELSASAVANKITENERKRHDKEEHQSKLEDFLQEEEERKNNGQSSRGGKSERMAVRHNDGIVVEGEDNVLFRLAHCCNPIPGDDIIGFITMGRGVTIHRQDCQNIQNMNEVQSQRLIEVYWEDAATHNNSYAVEIMIDGFDRNGFLNDILQVITPLVTNISNVNGNVDHKTNNLKVRIRIVIQSLDQLEKIIDRIKNVPDVYDVERV, encoded by the coding sequence ATGTCAGAAATTAAAAACAAAAGTAAAGAAGAAGTCATCGCTTCCTGTGAACAATATATGCCTGAAGATAAAGTGGCTATGATAAAGAAAGCCTGCGCTTTTGCGGAAAGGGCGCATGAAGGACAAAAACGTAAATCCGGAGAACCGTTTTTTATCCATCCCACCCAAGTGGCCGGTATTCTGGCTGATTTACAAATGGACCCGGATACTGTAGCCACTGGCTTCTTGCATGATGTGGTCGAAGATACTGGCATTACTTTAGATGATATAGAATACTTTTTCTCTAAAACCATTGCCACTTTGGTTGATGGGGTGACGAAGTTAGGGAAGGTGAAGTATCGTTCGAAAGAGGAACAGCTAGCTGAAAACCACCAAAAGCTCCTCTTAGCCATGGCCAATGATTTGCGGGTAATTGTGGTCAAACTGGCTGACCGTTTACATAACATGCGCACCTTAAAATGGCACCGTCCTGAAAAGCAAGTCAGCATTTCCGAAGAAACCCTTGATATCTATGCGCCCTTAGCCGACCGCCTAGGGATGAGTCAAATCAAATGGGAATTAGAGGACACCTGTTTGCGCTATATTAATCCAGAGGCTTATTACCAGATCGTTCACCTGATGAACTCAAAAAGAGAAGAACGTGAAGCTTATATTGATGCGACGATTGATGTTTTAAATAAGTATGTTAAGCCCATTATTGATGGCGAATACGATATCTATGGTCGTCCTAAGCATATCTATTCCATCTATAAAAAGATGCACCAGCAAAAGAAAACCTTTGACGAAATTTATGACCTCCTAGCTATCCGCGTCTTGGTTCCCAGCGTAAAGGATTGCTATGCAGTCCTAGGCATTGTCCATACCAGCTGGAAGCCTCTACCTGGACGCTTTAAGGACTATATCGCTATGCCTAAGGCCAATGGCTATCAATCTCTCCATACCACGGTCTTAGGTGAACATGGCCAACCCGTTGAAATTCAGATTAGGACCTTTGATATGCATGAGGTAGCTGAGTATGGGGTGGCTGCACACTGGGCCTATAAAAAAGGGGTTACCGATAAGGTAGAAACAGACGATTTAGATAAACAATTAGAGTGGTTCCATCAAATAGAGGATTTACAAGACGATTCGGATGATGCCACTCAGTTTGTGGAAAGTGTCAAAGAAGATATCTTTAAAGATAAGGTCTATGTCTTCACCCCCAAAGGCGATGTCAGCGAATTGCCCTCAGGCGCCAGCCCCCTCGATTTTGCTTATCAAATCCACACCGAAGTCGGACATAGTACGGTAGGAGCTAAGGTTAACGGAAAGATTGTTCCTTTGAATTATGGCTTACATACTGGTGATATTGTTGAAATCCTAACCTCTAAGAATTCTGCTGGTCCTAGTCGGGACTGGGTGAATTTCGTGGTGACTAATCGGGCTAAAAATAAGATTAAACGGCATTTTAAATTATTAGACCGTGATGAAAATATTGAACGTGGCAGGGAAGCCGTGATTAAAACCGTTAAAGAGATGGACTTTTCCTTTAATGAATTATTCAACAAGGATATGCAGGCTAAATGTTTGGAACGCTTTAATTTTTCAAGTATCGACGACTTATTTGCGGCAGTGGGCTTTGGTGAACTATCCGCTTCCGCTGTCGCCAATAAGATCACTGAAAATGAACGGAAACGCCATGATAAAGAAGAACACCAGTCGAAACTGGAAGATTTCCTCCAAGAAGAAGAGGAGCGTAAAAATAACGGTCAATCCAGCCGGGGGGGCAAGTCAGAGCGGATGGCCGTTCGCCACAATGATGGAATTGTGGTGGAAGGTGAAGATAATGTTCTCTTCCGCCTAGCTCATTGCTGTAACCCTATACCAGGTGATGACATTATTGGCTTTATCACTATGGGACGGGGGGTAACCATTCACCGCCAAGACTGTCAAAATATCCAAAATATGAATGAGGTCCAATCTCAACGATTGATTGAAGTCTATTGGGAAGACGCGGCTACCCACAATAATTCCTATGCGGTAGAAATTATGATCGATGGATTTGACCGTAACGGTTTTCTTAACGATATCTTGCAGGTTATTACGCCTTTGGTAACCAATATTTCTAACGTTAACGGAAACGTTGACCATAAGACCAATAACTTGAAGGTACGCATTAGAATTGTTATTCAAAGTTTAGACCAGTTAGAAAAAATTATTGACCGTATTAAAAATGTTCCCGATGTTTATGATGTTGAACGGGTTTAG
- a CDS encoding PTS sugar transporter subunit IIA: MNPSFEGLVSYYPIESVKDRFTVYEKFEKVCQKHQIIDKDYRLSNEFLKREEAGDIEIAPGVVMPHWKDSKILESKIIISPLRPSLAKWNEEIDEVVLVIAVIIKENENETTLKQIISFIQALAKEDFINQLLNGEDFEK, encoded by the coding sequence ATGAATCCAAGTTTTGAAGGATTAGTTAGTTACTATCCAATTGAATCTGTCAAAGATCGTTTTACAGTCTATGAAAAATTTGAAAAAGTCTGCCAAAAACATCAAATAATAGATAAGGATTATCGCTTATCAAATGAATTTTTAAAACGGGAGGAAGCAGGTGATATTGAAATTGCTCCAGGGGTAGTCATGCCTCACTGGAAAGATAGCAAGATCTTAGAAAGTAAAATAATTATTAGTCCATTAAGGCCGTCATTAGCAAAATGGAACGAAGAGATAGATGAGGTAGTTTTAGTTATTGCTGTAATTATCAAAGAAAACGAGAATGAAACGACACTTAAGCAAATTATATCCTTTATACAAGCGTTAGCTAAAGAAGATTTTATTAATCAATTATTAAATGGAGAGGATTTTGAAAAATGA
- a CDS encoding transposase: MTKYLYAFDVSKGKATQVLYKNNRCIEESLLEFTRKGFEELLQNIQQISGEVTLAFETTGIYSKPLERFCHKNHLTYHSLNPLEVYNRTNGLTLRRNKTDQADAHKLAQIMSIFNFQPSVRKELRYEEMKRMNAYYLELQEGIDRLYVKFLEGIYLCFPGIEKVFSKLKNEFALTIIEKYPHPDYVLETSRTVIKNILKKSTLKNISK; this comes from the coding sequence ATGACTAAGTATTTATATGCATTTGATGTTTCCAAAGGAAAAGCGACACAAGTTCTGTATAAAAATAATAGATGTATTGAGGAAAGCCTTTTGGAATTCACTCGTAAGGGATTTGAAGAACTGTTACAGAATATCCAACAGATCTCTGGGGAAGTGACTCTTGCTTTTGAAACGACAGGTATCTATTCAAAGCCACTTGAACGATTTTGTCACAAAAATCATTTAACTTACCACAGTTTGAATCCTTTAGAAGTGTACAATCGAACTAATGGTTTGACATTAAGAAGAAATAAAACAGACCAAGCAGATGCTCATAAATTGGCACAAATCATGTCAATTTTTAACTTTCAACCTTCGGTAAGGAAAGAGCTTCGCTATGAAGAAATGAAGCGCATGAATGCTTATTATTTAGAACTACAAGAAGGTATCGACAGACTCTATGTTAAGTTTTTAGAAGGTATCTATCTTTGCTTTCCTGGTATCGAAAAAGTTTTCTCTAAATTAAAAAATGAATTTGCTTTAACTATTATTGAAAAATACCCACATCCCGACTATGTGCTAGAAACCTCTCGAACAGTCATCAAAAATATATTGAAAAAGTCAACATTAAAAAATATCTCTAAGTAA